A part of Vulcanisaeta moutnovskia 768-28 genomic DNA contains:
- a CDS encoding ATPase has protein sequence MIEPSQALINFLRQRSNARDRLLGLLRNIDGISVNTSPLSVSISWHRGRAVLTSLPETVNKVAEDLGEMIILVIDEVRNWGALGLNIPMLLTYIYDN, from the coding sequence ATGATTGAGCCTTCACAGGCCTTAATCAACTTTCTACGGCAGAGATCTAATGCTAGGGATAGATTACTGGGTTTATTACGTAACATTGATGGAATTTCAGTAAATACATCACCACTGAGCGTATCTATATCATGGCATAGAGGCAGGGCCGTATTAACATCATTACCAGAGACCGTGAATAAAGTTGCAGAGGATCTAGGCGAAATGATTATCCTAGTAATTGATGAGGTTCGGAACTGGGGGGCCTTGGGACTTAATATACCCATGCTACTGACCTACATTTATGATAACTAG
- the cas6 gene encoding CRISPR system precrRNA processing endoribonuclease RAMP protein Cas6 — MIVSLIIYFSIEHPIRFRTWNGRFVNRVINETLESINVKVQHGAREKPFTSTPILDLKNAVVNVLSPGNHYWFRVSLFCNEVDCPGAIEAFTSPMFQLSTGEVLNIIKINLNNSELISKDHGENEDIRAVIHWRVRFWPTSFIFRSQYVTWPSPARFFSSAALTLVRVLRGSNALISKGGEPLIGIINDADFKGFVKDLVFNTEVLSMRVRRLMINLGRGRRLPAFNGVAEYVTYTDRPGLFRLLLDVANAYGVGKNRALGLGYVNVDVLGQHLLR; from the coding sequence ATGATTGTATCATTAATTATTTACTTCTCTATTGAGCATCCAATAAGATTTAGAACATGGAATGGTAGATTTGTAAATAGGGTAATTAATGAGACCCTTGAAAGTATAAACGTTAAGGTACAGCACGGTGCTAGAGAGAAACCCTTTACATCGACACCTATACTTGATTTAAAGAATGCCGTTGTAAACGTTTTAAGTCCAGGGAATCATTACTGGTTCAGAGTCTCGCTGTTCTGTAATGAGGTAGATTGCCCAGGAGCCATTGAGGCGTTTACAAGTCCCATGTTCCAATTATCAACTGGTGAAGTGCTTAATATCATAAAAATTAACTTGAATAACTCAGAGCTGATAAGTAAAGATCACGGTGAAAATGAGGATATTAGGGCTGTTATTCATTGGCGTGTTAGGTTTTGGCCTACTTCGTTTATTTTTAGGAGTCAATATGTTACTTGGCCTAGTCCTGCCAGGTTCTTCTCCTCAGCCGCCCTAACTCTTGTTAGGGTTTTGAGGGGTAGTAATGCGTTGATTAGTAAGGGTGGTGAGCCGTTAATTGGCATTATTAATGATGCCGATTTTAAGGGCTTTGTTAAGGACTTGGTCTTTAACACGGAGGTTCTTAGCATGAGGGTTAGGAGACTCATGATTAACCTGGGTAGGGGTAGGAGGCTTCCTGCGTTTAATGGTGTTGCTGAGTATGTTACCTATACGGATAGGCCTGGTTTGTTTAGGCTCCTTCTTGATGTTGCTAATGCCTATGGTGTGGGTAAGAATAGGGCGTTGGGTCTTGGTTATGTTAATGTTGACGTGCTGGGGCAGCACCTATTGCGTTAA
- a CDS encoding CRISPR-associated endonuclease Cas3'', with translation MCWANYPNHGIKEKLEPLGIHLINVAEGMLKHPDFKRISKKLSKAYGIDTKVSQDIIFLIGLLHDIGKAHTKYQRELEKGFSKHEFYSAFAVNYVLTTRNVDETIKTLITYPIMLHHYAQRYDANKAYGGVSNELGIKESPVLPIHKQCIKDVIKALTYGESTVVSDLGKDIINELIKEVKTSNVLYLYPLGNDPLKPLQSIIQQNRWFGITALTGILNEVDGKTARRNRRDKI, from the coding sequence ATGTGCTGGGCAAACTACCCTAATCACGGCATTAAGGAGAAGCTGGAGCCCTTAGGTATTCATTTAATTAATGTTGCCGAGGGCATGCTTAAGCACCCCGACTTTAAGAGAATAAGCAAAAAACTAAGTAAGGCGTATGGTATCGACACCAAGGTATCTCAAGACATTATCTTCCTAATTGGGTTACTCCATGATATTGGGAAGGCACATACCAAGTACCAAAGAGAGCTAGAGAAGGGGTTCAGCAAGCACGAGTTCTACTCAGCATTTGCAGTGAACTACGTCCTTACCACGAGAAATGTCGATGAAACAATTAAGACCCTCATCACCTACCCAATAATGCTTCACCACTACGCGCAAAGGTACGACGCCAACAAGGCATACGGAGGCGTGTCGAATGAACTCGGCATTAAAGAATCACCAGTTCTCCCAATCCACAAGCAATGCATTAAGGACGTAATCAAAGCATTAACTTATGGGGAATCAACCGTAGTCAGCGACTTAGGCAAGGACATAATCAATGAATTAATAAAGGAAGTAAAAACAAGCAACGTCCTCTACCTCTACCCACTGGGTAACGACCCACTAAAGCCCTTGCAATCAATCATCCAGCAGAATCGATGGTTCGGCATAACCGCCTTAACGGGAATCCTAAACGAGGTTGACGGAAAAACAGCAAGAAGGAATAGGCGTGATAAAATATGA